CCCACCGTGTTACCTGCCGATTATAGCCTGCGCCCAAGCCGCCGGCGCGCCGCACCACGCTGCCGCGGCAGGGGCGCTGCGCTCGGGTTTGCTTAACCTTGCCGGGGTGAACACCTATCATCTGCGGCCCTGTGTGCATCCAGTCCCGCCGCCGACGCGGCCCCTGACGTGCACACTCCGCTGTACCCGCTTTCCGGATCCCGGCATGACCCCGACCACGCCCTCCACCCGTCGCATGGCGCTGCTGCTCGCCGGCCTGGCGATGTTCGGCCCGTTTTCCATCGACACCATCTTCCCGGCGTTCTCCCAGCTCAGCCGCAGCCTGGCGGTGGACGAGGTGGCGATCCAGCAGACCATCAGCGTGTATCTGCTGGCCTACGGGCTGATGAGCATCGCGCACGGGCCGCTCTCCGACGCCTGGGGCCGCAAGCGGGTGATCCTGGGCGGGTTGGTGCTGTTCATCGCCGGCACCATTGGCTGCGCGTTGTCGCGCGATCTGCCGACGCTGCTGGCCTTCCGCGCGCTGCAGGGCTTGTCGGCCGGCGTGGGCATGATCGTGGGGCGCGCGGTCATCCGCGACCTGTTCCAGGGCCACGACGCGCAGCGCCTGATGAGCCAGGTGTCGATGATCTTCGGCATCGCCCCGGCGATCGCGCCGATCATCGGCGGCTGGATCCTGCTCAGCGGCGCCGGCTGGCCGCTGATCTTCTGGTTCCTGGCGGTGTTCGGGCTGGTGCTGCTGATCGCCACGGTGACCTGGCTGCCGGAAACCCACCCGGTGGAGGCGCGCACGCCGCTGCAGCTGCGCCGCCTGCTGCATGACTACGTGCGGATCGGCTTCAACCCACGTTTCCAGCGCCTGGCCGCGGCCGGTGCGTTCAACTTCGCCGGCATCTTTTTGTACATCGCCTCGGCGCCGGTGCTGGTGATGCGCCACCTGCACCTGGGCGAGGGCGATTTCGCCTGGTTGTTCATTCCCACCATTGGCGGCATGACCCTGGGGTCGTTCCTGTCCGGGCGCATGGCCGGGCGGATGGATCCGGTGCGGCAGGTGCGCATCGGTTTCATCTACTGCGGTGTGGCGGCGCTGGTCAACCTTGGCTATACGCTGGCGGTGGCGCAGATCAGCCTGCCGTGGGCGGTGCTGCCGATCTTCCTGGCCGGGCTGGGCATGGCGCTGATCTTCCCGATCCTGGCGCTGGCGGTGCTGGACATGTACCCGCAGCAGCGCGGCCTGGCGTCCTCGCTGCAGGCCTTCACCCAGCTGATGACCAATACCGTGGTGGCCGGGGTGCTGTCGCCGCTGCTGAGTGAACACCCGCGGCATCTGGCGTTCGGCATGACCGGCTTTTTCTTGCTGGGCTGGCTATTCTGGCGCTGGGAGCGCCGCAGCGGCCGCCGCTTGCGGCGCCGCCAGGCTGCCGAGGCACTGCCTCTGGAGCCGGCCGACCACCTTTGACCCCACAGGAGCCTGCATGTCCACCGATTCCAAGCTGCGCCGCGATGCCCGCAAGCGGGCCACCGAGCGCGCGCGCAACCAGGCCGCTGCCAACCCCGCGCCGGTCTCGCCGATCGAACCGCATGCCGAACTGCGCGACCAGCAACGCACGCTGCTGGCCGGCATCGTGCGCCGCGACGGCGAGTGGGTGCTGGGCATGGATGGCCGCATCGCCGGCGAAAGCACCAGCGCCGCGCAGGTGCTGGCCCTGATCATGCGAGCGGCCGAACTGCACGAACGCCAGGGCACCCCCGTGCGGCTGACCTATTCGGACGCCCTCAAGGACGCCGCGCACGCCGAGGCCGCTGCGGACGGCATGGAATTCGAGCGACGCCAGGCCGCGCTGCTGCGGGTACATGTCCAGCACCGCCAGCGCCAGGATCGGGAAGATCAGCGCCATGCCCAGCCCGGCCAGGAAGATCGGCAGCACCGCTCCTACGACAGCCCAGCAACTGCCGAAGGGTCGCTACATCGCTGCCCTTGCGATCCAGCAAAGGCAGCGTCGCAGGCGTGGCCACGACGCTGCCACTGAACCGGCTAACGCAGTCAACGCGCCTGCGACTGCCGCACCGACTCCTGCTGCGTTGCCTGCTCCAATGCGGCAGCATCGCGCTCGGGCGACGGTCCCAATGCCTGCAAGCGCTGCAGGCTGGCTTCCACCGGCGCTTCCTGCGCCGCCTTGGCGTCGAAGCTGCCGCGCAGGTGCGCCGGTGAATCGAGCGCGCCCTGGACCACGAAGCCGCGGGCCGGGTCGTTCCCGAGCAGCACGTGGTCGACGCGCTGTAGCCCATGCTCACGCGCGGCCACCAGCGATCCCAGTGCCAGACGCTCGCTGTCCATGCCCGGCGTGGGGCCATGCGCGCCTTCCAGTCGCCCTACGGCGGCGGTGCATTGCTGCAGCAGCCCATGGTCCGGATGCGCAGGGTCGCGCGGATCAGGCACTGCCGCGGTTGCGGCCGCCGGGCGCGGTGCCACATCGGCGTCGATGCGTTGCAGCCGGCCGTCGAACTGGCCGTCGGCGCCGTCTGCGATGCGTTGCAGGCGCTCGGCAAAGGCCGCAGGCTGCCCGCCCACATTGCGCGCCAGCGCGATGGCGAATTGCTCGGTGTCGGATGCCTGGCCGTTGCCGACCAGTAGTGCCAACGGGCTCGCGCCGATCTTGTTGGCCGTGGCGGCGGTCTGGGTCTGCTGCAGCAACGCCTGCATCTGCTGCTCGTTGAACACCAGCGTGGTTTTCTGCCCGGCTTGAATTGCGCCTGTGCCCGCCATGTCGCCGCTGATCGCGCTATTGAGCGATTGCGCCATGGCTTTTTCTTCGCTGGCCTCGTTGCGGCCGCCCAGGCGTTGCATCAGCCCAGGGGTGGCAACGTCGCCGTCGATTTCGAAACGGTAGCTGCGCTCCTGCACGCGTTCGACATTGTTGCCGTCGTAGTGGCGCAGCACTGTCAGTGGCACGTTATCGCCGTATTTCAGCTGCTGCAGCACGGCGTAGTCGTCCTGGCCGGGTTCGCTGATGCGGATCTGGCTACCTTCATTGCGGGTGCCCCCCAGATCGGCGTCGAGCGGGCCCAGTTGCAACTGCATGCGCTGCTGCGAACTGAAACCGATCCGCTCCAGCGTCTGGATCTGATCCACGCCGGGCGTGCCGGGCGCAACCTCGCCCGTGCGCGCGAACGCCGTCATGGCGTCGACGGCGCGTGGATCGGCCAGGTCGAACTGCGCGCTCTGCACACGTGAAGTGCCAAGGCGGTCGGTGCGGCCAACCAGGGCCTGCGCGGGGCCGGCCTTGAGTCCGATCGCATTGGCCGCTTCGATGGCGTCGTTGGGGCCGGTGGCCACGCGCACGTGGCGCTCGTCCACGCGTTCGATCAGATAACTGCGGCCGCTGGCTTCGGTGATCTTGCTCTGCATCGCAACCTGTTGCAGGTCCGCCTTGACCTCGCGCTGTGCGAAGGCCTGGCTATCGAGCACCGCACGAGCGCCCACCGGCAAGCTCTCCGGTTGTAGCGGGTTCACCTGCGTGGCTGCGTCCAGTGATTGATCGGCGCCAGGCAGCGTCAGCGTGTAGCGCATGCGCTGGCCGGCGGCCACGCCGGCTTCCAGGTTCAACGTGCCGCTGCCGAGTTTGGTCTGTCGGCTTTGCTGCAAGCCGGTCTGCGCGTCTGCTTCCAGGCTGAAGGTGGTGGTCTTTGCATCGGCATCGCTGACCACGCCCAGGCTCTGCGAGCTGGCGCTGCGCAGGCTGGTTTCGCCCAGCGGCTGCGTCGCACTGCCGCTGCTCTGCTGCGTGCTCTGCGTGTGCTTGACCGACTGTTCGCCGGGGTTGAGACCCAGGCTGCGGCCACCCGGCCCGTTGGCCGCGAATTCGGTGCCAGTGCTGCCGTAGGTTGGATCAAACGCGCCCTGCTGCGCGTCTGCAATGATCTGTGCATCGCGATCCGCATCGTGCGGACCCGGGCCAGTGGAGGCCTGGTTCATCGGATTGCTCCTTGCATGCTGCGCTGACGCAGCGGGGGCCGAAGTATATCGCCGAGGTTTTTCGCGATTATCAACAGGTCGTTATGCGGCTGCCGGGATCCGGCAACCGCATGACGTCACGCACGTGGATCAGCGCGCGGAAGGCGCCGGCGTTGCCGGCGGCGTTGCAGTGGCCCCCTTGGCCTGCCACCCGCACATCTGGCCCTGGTTCTGCTGTTTGAGCCATTCCTGCATCGGTGCGAAATATTCCAGCATCGGGCCGGCATCGAGCGTGTCCTTGCCGGTCACTTCCTTCAGCGTGGTCTGCCAGGGCTGGCTGGAGCCGCGTTGCAACATCGACCAGAATTTCTGGCCGGCTTCCTTGTTGCCGTAGAAGCTGCATTCGTACAGCGGCCCCTGGTGGCCGGCGGCATCGCACAGGCCCTTGTAGAACTGGAATTGCAGGATGTGCGCGAGAAAATAACGGGTGTAGGGCGTGTTGCCGGGCACGTGGTATTTGGCGCCGGCATCGAAGAAGTCCTCGCCGCGTGGGCTCACCGGTGCCACGCCCTGGTAGGTGGCCTTCAACTCCCACCAGGCCTGGTTGTAGCGTTCCGGGGGAATCGAGCCGTCGAATACGCCCCAGCGCCAGCGGTCGATCATCAGCCCGAACGGCAGAAACGCCACCTTGCTCAGCGCCATGCGCATCTGCGAATTGATCAATGCCTCGCGCCCGCTCTGCTGCTCGCCAACCATGCCGATCGACTGCAGGTACTTGGGGGTCATCGCCAGCACGATGGTGTCGCCGATGGCTTCGTGGAAGCCGTCGTTGGCGCCGTTCTGGAACAGCGGCGGCAACGGGTTGTAGGCCATGTCGTAATAGATGTGGCCAAGCTCATGGTAGATGGTGGTGAAGTCTTCTTCGGTGGGGCGGATGCACATCTTGGTGCGCACGTCCGGGCCGATGCCCGCGTTCGGCTCGCCACCCATGTTCATGTCCCACGCGCTGGCGTGGCAGACCACGTCGCGGTCCAGTGGCTTGATGAACTGCGAGCGTTGCCAATAGGTGTCCGGCAACTTCGGCATGCCCAGCGACGTGTAGAAATCCTGCGCGCGTTCGGTCATCTGCTGGGCAGTGCGCAGTTGCGCGTCGCGCTCGGCGAGGAAGCGTGCAGCTGCGCCGCCATCGCCACCGGTGTTGCGCGCCAGCACGGCGCTCAGGTTGCCCTGGTACTGTTTTTCCAGCGCCGAGGTGATGTCCAGGTCGCCCGCACCGGGATAGGGCTGCAGCAGATCCCACAGGTTGCTCCAGTCCTGCTGCCACATGTTGCCCATCAGGTGCGCGGGCAGCATGCCGCCGGCCACCTCGCCCTTGTCCTTGCCGTACTGCGTGTCCAGCTTGCCGCGCGCGTAGCATTGCAGCTGGGTGTACAGCGGTTTGAGCTGTTCCCAAAGGCGGTCGGTTTCGCTGGCCAATTGCGCCGGCGGCATGTCGTAGCCGCTGCGCCACATCGCACCGACATCGGCAAAGCCCATGCCGCGTGCACCGTCATTGGCGAGCTCGACAAAGCGCTGGTAGTCCTTGCGCATGGGTTGCGCGGTGGCGTGCCAGCCTTGCCAGGCTTGCAGTTGTTCGTCGTAGTCGCGGCTGCGTGCCAGCACTTGTTCGAGCTCGCCCAGCTGGCGGCAACGGCGTTGCTCGCCTTCACCGGTGCAGGCGCTGCCCGCGCCGTAGTCGCCTTCCATCTTCGCGGCGATACGCGTGAGTTCGGCCAGCTTGGTCGGGTCGCGCGGGGCGGGCAGGGCGCTCATCAGCTTGAGTAATTGCAGCGCACGCGCGCTGTCGGCGGACATCGGGGTGCCGGCGTACTGCTTGGATTGGTCGATCCAGCGATCCAGCTGGCTCAGCGCGCGCTCGTTGGCCTTGGCCGCCAGCAACTGCGAGTCGCCGTTGATGTAGGTCGACGACAGCCACTGCGCGGCAGTCATTTCCGGATACGCCGCCTTGTATTCGGCACTGATGCGCGCCACGAACTGGTCGGCGCTTTCGCTGGGTGCGGTTTTGGTGGTGGCGGGCTTGGGCGTCGGCACCGCATCCTGGCGGCACGACGACAGCGACAACGTACCGGCGGCAACGGCGAGCGCCAGCAACAGCAGACGAGGATTCACGGGTGGTCCTTGCGGTGAAGTCCGGCGAAGGCTAGAGCGCGCCGGGGTTCAGGGCAAGTAAAAGCGCCATGCGTGCTGCATGGCGCCGGTGAATCGGCAAGCGTACGCGGCGCCGGGCTCAGCCGGTGCAGCTGGCGAACACGTCGCGCTCGCGGGCATAGGCACTGGTCTTGACCTGCAGCAGGCCGAGCACCGACGGAAACAGCGCGTCCTGGTCGGTGTACTGGCCGGCGCGATGGCGCAGGCAGGCTTCGTCCAGGCCACGGTCGCGGGCGAACTCCGGCGAGAACCACATCACCATCGGCACGTGGGTCTGCTCCTTGGGCGCGATCGCATACGGCACGCCATGCAGATACAGGCCTTTTTCGCCGAGCGATTCGCCGTGGTCGGAGAGGTAGATCATCGCGGTGTCGTAGTCCGGCATTCCGCGCAGCGCGTGGATGGCCTGGGCGAGGAAGTGATCGGTGTAGGTGATGGAATTGTCGTAGGCATTGACGATCTGCTGGCGGCTGCAGCTGCCCAGGTCGGCGGTCTTGCACACCGGTTTGAAGCGTTCGAACGCAGCCGGGTAGCGTTCGAAATAGCTCGGCCCGTGGCTGCCCAACTGGTGCAGCACCACCACGCGATCGCCTGGCCTGGCACGCACCTGCGCGGCCAGATCGCCGAGCAGGATCTCGTCCATGCAGCGCCCATCGGCGCACAGGCCCGGGGTGGTGGCGTTGTCCAGTTGTTCGATCTGCAAGCCGTCGCATACGCCCTTGCAGCCGGACTGGTTGTCGCGCCACAGCGTGGAGATGCCGGCGTGCTCGAGCACATGCAGCAGCGACTGATGGCCGCGGATCATGTCTTCGTTGTAATCGCGCCGGCCGAACGGCGAGAACATGCACGGCACCGAGACCTCGGTACTGGTGCCGCACGAATGCATGTCCGGGAAGTTGATCACCCCGGCCTGCGCCAGCTCCGGCGTGGTCTGGCGCGCGTAGCCGCTGAGGCCCCAGTTCTGCGCACGTGCGGTTTCGCCCAGCACCACCAGCAACAGGCGCGGGCGGCTGCCGGCCGCGCGCGGCGTGGCCATCGCATCATGCTCGACCGGCTGCTTGGGCGCATGCTTGATCGGCGAATCGGATTTGAAGTTCTGCTTGAGTGCCACCAGGTAGTTGATCGGCGTGGCCAGATAGCGCACTTCGCGGTGGTTACGCATCAACGCGGAGATGTCCTGGAACGAGAGCAGCGCGCCCAGCATTCCGCCCACTGCCATCACGGCCATAAAACCGACCCGCATCACCCAGGTCTTGCCCAAGCTGCGGGTCCCTACGCGCACGCGCCACAGCAACGTGGCCGGGATGGCGAAGTAGCACAGCAACGGCAGGATCAACCCTGGCGTCAGCAACTCGCGCGATTCCTTGTGATCGGTATGCAGCACGTTGCGCAGCATGTCCGCGTCCAGATAGACGTTGTAGCTGTCCATGTAGTGCGCGGCCAAGGCGGTGGTGAGCAGCAGCACGGTCAGCAGCGGCTTGGCATTCCAGCGCCACACCAGCAGCCCCAGCACCAGCGCATTGACCGCCACCAGCAAGGCCATCAGCGAGGCGGCGAAGCCCAGGCTGCCCGGGTGGGTCGCCATGGCGGTGCGCCAGAACACCTGGTTGCAGACCAGGGCGAAGAACAGGCTGCTCAGCAACACCAGCATCTCGGTAGAGACAGTGGGGCGCGTGCTCCAGCTCAGCGCGTGCAGGCGCGTGCGCCAACGCGGATGCGGCAGCAAGGTGCTCATTGCTCACCTCCCGTCAGCACCAGCATGCGCAGCGGTTGCCGCGGCGGCGCCAGCAGCAGCCAATACAGACCCAGCGCGGTCAACCAGCACACGCCCAGCGACCACAGGTCGTGCGAGAGGAAATGCGCGCCGCGCAACTGCTGCGATATGCCGAACACCGCCCCTGCGGCCAGCCCGGTCAACAGCGCCGGCCAGCGCCAGGCCGGGCGCAGCGCCAGTGCGCAGAAGTACAGCGCCACCCATGCATAGCCGGCGCTGGCATGGCCGGCCGGAAAGCAACCGGAGGCATGCAGGCCGTGCCGCGAGGCGAACAAGCCGATCAACGGATGTGTGCCGCCATAGCGGCTCAGATCCCACGGGCAGTCCATTGCCGTCCACGACTTCAGCAGCGACACCAGCGTGGTGGACAGCGCCACCGACGCCGCCAGGTAGGTCAGCGGCCAACGCAAGGCGCGTGCGCCCGGACGCGCCCGCGACCATGCCAACACCGCCATGCCCAGCACCACCACGGCTGCAACCGTGCTCAGCCACTTGCCGCCGCGGTGCACCAGCTGGCTGGTGAACCACTGTTCCTTCAACAGCCAGTGCCCACCTTCCAGCCGATACAGCGCGTCGGCCACCCACTGGTCGCCGCCGCCGAGCATCAGCAGCGCGCTGATCGCCAGCAACGCCGCCAGCGGCAGCCACAGGTGCGCCAGCAGAAAGCGGGTTTGCCAGCTGGTGGCGGTGCGTGTCAGCGCAGGCGCATGAAGGGGGAGCGTTGTCATCGAAAGATCCGGACCATTGCAATGGCGGGCATCTTCGAAAGCGGCGTGTCGGAAAGCGGTCGGACCCGGGTTGGACCGGCGTTAAGCGCACTGTGTTGGTTCAGTCTGTGTCGGTGTCGGCATCTGCGCCTTCCGCGGCGGAGCCTGCAGCGTTGCACCCCGCGTGCCATGCCGTGCCCGGCACCAATTGCCACTGGTTGCGATTCGATTCGCCGATCTCCACCACCTGCGCGCGCGCCACGCAGGCCGGTACCGCCTGCTTGAGCACGAACAACCAGCGCCGCTGCGGCGCCTGCGCCAACCACGGGCCGGCCTGCGCCCACTGCG
The nucleotide sequence above comes from Xanthomonas campestris pv. campestris str. ATCC 33913. Encoded proteins:
- a CDS encoding phosphatase PAP2 family protein, with translation MTTLPLHAPALTRTATSWQTRFLLAHLWLPLAALLAISALLMLGGGDQWVADALYRLEGGHWLLKEQWFTSQLVHRGGKWLSTVAAVVVLGMAVLAWSRARPGARALRWPLTYLAASVALSTTLVSLLKSWTAMDCPWDLSRYGGTHPLIGLFASRHGLHASGCFPAGHASAGYAWVALYFCALALRPAWRWPALLTGLAAGAVFGISQQLRGAHFLSHDLWSLGVCWLTALGLYWLLLAPPRQPLRMLVLTGGEQ
- a CDS encoding phosphoethanolamine transferase, producing MSTLLPHPRWRTRLHALSWSTRPTVSTEMLVLLSSLFFALVCNQVFWRTAMATHPGSLGFAASLMALLVAVNALVLGLLVWRWNAKPLLTVLLLTTALAAHYMDSYNVYLDADMLRNVLHTDHKESRELLTPGLILPLLCYFAIPATLLWRVRVGTRSLGKTWVMRVGFMAVMAVGGMLGALLSFQDISALMRNHREVRYLATPINYLVALKQNFKSDSPIKHAPKQPVEHDAMATPRAAGSRPRLLLVVLGETARAQNWGLSGYARQTTPELAQAGVINFPDMHSCGTSTEVSVPCMFSPFGRRDYNEDMIRGHQSLLHVLEHAGISTLWRDNQSGCKGVCDGLQIEQLDNATTPGLCADGRCMDEILLGDLAAQVRARPGDRVVVLHQLGSHGPSYFERYPAAFERFKPVCKTADLGSCSRQQIVNAYDNSITYTDHFLAQAIHALRGMPDYDTAMIYLSDHGESLGEKGLYLHGVPYAIAPKEQTHVPMVMWFSPEFARDRGLDEACLRHRAGQYTDQDALFPSVLGLLQVKTSAYARERDVFASCTG
- a CDS encoding multidrug effflux MFS transporter — translated: MTPTTPSTRRMALLLAGLAMFGPFSIDTIFPAFSQLSRSLAVDEVAIQQTISVYLLAYGLMSIAHGPLSDAWGRKRVILGGLVLFIAGTIGCALSRDLPTLLAFRALQGLSAGVGMIVGRAVIRDLFQGHDAQRLMSQVSMIFGIAPAIAPIIGGWILLSGAGWPLIFWFLAVFGLVLLIATVTWLPETHPVEARTPLQLRRLLHDYVRIGFNPRFQRLAAAGAFNFAGIFLYIASAPVLVMRHLHLGEGDFAWLFIPTIGGMTLGSFLSGRMAGRMDPVRQVRIGFIYCGVAALVNLGYTLAVAQISLPWAVLPIFLAGLGMALIFPILALAVLDMYPQQRGLASSLQAFTQLMTNTVVAGVLSPLLSEHPRHLAFGMTGFFLLGWLFWRWERRSGRRLRRRQAAEALPLEPADHL
- a CDS encoding XVIPCD domain-containing protein — encoded protein: MNQASTGPGPHDADRDAQIIADAQQGAFDPTYGSTGTEFAANGPGGRSLGLNPGEQSVKHTQSTQQSSGSATQPLGETSLRSASSQSLGVVSDADAKTTTFSLEADAQTGLQQSRQTKLGSGTLNLEAGVAAGQRMRYTLTLPGADQSLDAATQVNPLQPESLPVGARAVLDSQAFAQREVKADLQQVAMQSKITEASGRSYLIERVDERHVRVATGPNDAIEAANAIGLKAGPAQALVGRTDRLGTSRVQSAQFDLADPRAVDAMTAFARTGEVAPGTPGVDQIQTLERIGFSSQQRMQLQLGPLDADLGGTRNEGSQIRISEPGQDDYAVLQQLKYGDNVPLTVLRHYDGNNVERVQERSYRFEIDGDVATPGLMQRLGGRNEASEEKAMAQSLNSAISGDMAGTGAIQAGQKTTLVFNEQQMQALLQQTQTAATANKIGASPLALLVGNGQASDTEQFAIALARNVGGQPAAFAERLQRIADGADGQFDGRLQRIDADVAPRPAAATAAVPDPRDPAHPDHGLLQQCTAAVGRLEGAHGPTPGMDSERLALGSLVAAREHGLQRVDHVLLGNDPARGFVVQGALDSPAHLRGSFDAKAAQEAPVEASLQRLQALGPSPERDAAALEQATQQESVRQSQAR
- a CDS encoding M2 family metallopeptidase, which gives rise to MNPRLLLLALAVAAGTLSLSSCRQDAVPTPKPATTKTAPSESADQFVARISAEYKAAYPEMTAAQWLSSTYINGDSQLLAAKANERALSQLDRWIDQSKQYAGTPMSADSARALQLLKLMSALPAPRDPTKLAELTRIAAKMEGDYGAGSACTGEGEQRRCRQLGELEQVLARSRDYDEQLQAWQGWHATAQPMRKDYQRFVELANDGARGMGFADVGAMWRSGYDMPPAQLASETDRLWEQLKPLYTQLQCYARGKLDTQYGKDKGEVAGGMLPAHLMGNMWQQDWSNLWDLLQPYPGAGDLDITSALEKQYQGNLSAVLARNTGGDGGAAARFLAERDAQLRTAQQMTERAQDFYTSLGMPKLPDTYWQRSQFIKPLDRDVVCHASAWDMNMGGEPNAGIGPDVRTKMCIRPTEEDFTTIYHELGHIYYDMAYNPLPPLFQNGANDGFHEAIGDTIVLAMTPKYLQSIGMVGEQQSGREALINSQMRMALSKVAFLPFGLMIDRWRWGVFDGSIPPERYNQAWWELKATYQGVAPVSPRGEDFFDAGAKYHVPGNTPYTRYFLAHILQFQFYKGLCDAAGHQGPLYECSFYGNKEAGQKFWSMLQRGSSQPWQTTLKEVTGKDTLDAGPMLEYFAPMQEWLKQQNQGQMCGWQAKGATATPPATPAPSAR